DNA from Roseofilum casamattae BLCC-M143:
CGGCATTTTGCAGGCGATCGCGACGAAATCCGATGCCTTCTTCCATTAAAATGGTCATGGCTTGCACGCAAGCTTGCACGGTTTTCACCGTATCGAAGAGGGCTTCTTTATCGTCTTGCAAATCTTTGTTATAGGCTAGAGGCAAGCCTTTCATTAACACTAATAATCCTTGCAAATGACCGAAGACGCGACCGGTTTTCCCCCGGACTAATTCCGGAACATCGGGGTTTTTCTTTTGCGGCATAATGCTCGAGCCGGTGGCACAACTATCCTTGAGAATGACGAAGCGAAATTCTTCCGAAGACCAGAGAATAATTTCTTCGGCCAAACGGGATAAATGCACCATAATTAAACTGGCACTACAAGCAAATTCAATGGCAAAATCGCGATCGCTCACGCCGTCGAGACTGTTGGCATAGGGGCGATCGAATCCGAGTAATTTGGCGCTATAGTGGCGATCGATGGGAAAGGTTGTACCGGCGAGAGCGCCAGAACCGAGAGGAGAAATATTCACGCGTTTGCAAACATCAGCTAACCGTTCTCCATCCCGTTGGGTCATTTCCACATAAGCCAGTAAGTGGTGAGCCAGACTCAGGGGTTGGGCCCGTTGCAGATGAGTATAGCCGGGGATGAGGGTTTCAATATTCTCGCTGGCAATATTAATTAAGACTCGTTGAAATTCGCGCAACCGAGCTTGAATGTCTCCAATTTTATCCCGTAAATATAAGCGAGTATCGGTTCCAACTTGGTCGTTCCGGCTGCGGGCGGTATGCAGTTTTTTCCCCACATCTCCGGTTAATTCCGTCAGGCGACGTTCGACGGCAAAGTGGACGTCTTCAGCATCAATAGTGGGTTGAAATTCCCCGCGTTGATATTCCTGCAAAATTTGTTGGAGTCCCCGGACTAATTGCTCCCCTTCCTCCGCAGAAATAATTCCCGTATGGGCTAGCATTTGCGCGTGAGCGATCGAACCGGCGATATCGTATTCGATTAATTCAATATCAAATCCGATACTCGCATTAAATTCGGCGATCGCCGGATGCAAAGATGTTTCAAAGCGATCGCTCCACGTTTTCTTCTCAGTCATAAACCCCGATTTCTGGTGCAGTTAACATTATTTGGTGCTCATTTGTCTCAAGCACGAGTGAGGCATTTTTCGCCACCTAAAAATTATCCCAGATTGAGGGACTATCCCAGCAGTCGGTTCAGCCACCATAGGTAGTCACTTGGCGGATAATATAACCGAGAATAATTCCGAGAATAAATGCCCAAACCTGACCGCTTTCCACGAAATTGGCAAAAGCTTCCTTGACGTTATCGACTAAGCTAACATCGGTTTGTTGAGCGAGCAGAGTGGCAACGAAACCACCCGCACCATAAAACATGACTTTGGAAAACATGGCGATCGCGATTGATTGACTTGCTATTACTATACGGTATGGTTTGCCTTATGGTTCGACTTGCATTACCACCAAAGTCATATCGTCCCGGCGATCGCTCCCCGGCCCCATAAATTCGTTGACGCGATTGAATAAGTATTCTAAGATACTTTCAGGACTTTGGTAATGCTGGCAAGCAAATTGAAACGCTTCCACTAAATTGTCTTCGTCGAAGCGATCGCCATGGCGGTTAGAGGCATCGGTAAAGCCATCGGTGTAGTAGAGAATAATATCTCCAGGATAAAGTTGGGATTGCCCGTCTTCATAATCCGAATCTAAATCCAGACCGATGAGCATCCCCATTGTATCCAGTCGGCCGATTGATTTTTGGCTCCCTTGCCACAGTAGTGGGGGATTGTGAGCCGCATTACTATAGGATAAAGTTTGGGTGAGCGGATCGTATTCCGAGTAAAACAGAGTTACGAACCGGCTCGCTTGCTCTAAATCCTGATACATGGCATGGTTCAGGTGTTTGAGAATGCGAGCTGGAGAATGGCCGTTCAACACTTCAGCGCGCAACATTCCGCGCAACATGGTCATAATTAACCCAGCGGGAACCCCTTTACCCATCACATCGCCAACAGTAATGCTCCAGCGTTCGGCAGAGGGGAGATCGGACTCGCCCAGGTTGTCGGGTAAGTGAATGGGAATAAAATCGTAGTAATCTCCCCCAACTCGGTTCGCCGTTTGACAGCGAGCTGCCAGTTGAATCCCTTGAATATTGGGATAAGTATGGGGCAGCAATTGGTTTTGAATTTCGGCACCAATTTCTAATTCGCGATCGAGCCGTTCTTTCTTGCGTAACTCCACTGACAGTTCGTCATTTTCAATGGCCACAGCAGTTTGATCGGCAATTAAACGTAAGAGTTTTTCCCGAGTATCCGTCCAGGTATATTCCCGAGAGCGACTAAACACGTACAGCCGGCCTCTCTCGTGTTTCCGGACAATAATTGCCGTGCCAAAGAGCTGGGTTTCTAATCCTAAATAATGATTCACTTCGCGATCGAGCAAAATCGCAATTTGCTCGGGATCGGTTGCACTGCTATGAGGCGCGCTCAGTTGTTGATTCACCGTTTCCAAAGCTTGCCGAATATCCGGACATTGATGGGAGTCGTGGCAGTGCATTTGTTCGAGTTTCAGCTGGCCGTCCGCTTTGAATAAGACCAATGCTCCCCCATCAGCATCCGTTACTCGTGCTGCCATCAGAGGAATGAGTTCGAGAAACTGATTGAGGTTATTGAAACTGCGCAGAGCAAACCCCAAAGACATTAATAAATCTTGAATTTTATGTTGTTCTCGTCGGAGTCGAGCCACCAATTCTTTCAGGGCATGAACGGGGTTTTGATCGTCGGAAATCGGGGATTGAGGACTGGGGCGCGACGGGGACGTCGCACTGCCAGAAGGTTGGGGTGAGGGAGGGGGAAGGGGAACAGCACTCATTCGCTCGGTTTAGAGAAGTTGCACGGTTAAACTATGAGAGGGCCAAAGTTAATGGTCGGGAATAACGAGAGTTAGCGAGAGGGACTGAATCAATAGCGGCTAATTCTGAGGCGTAGATAGAGATTGAGCGAGAACGAGCCGCTATTAACGTCGCGCGGAAGGTTGAGGGGGCTAATGAGTGAGTTGGAGGTTGAGTTAGGCGATCGCATGACATGGGTTGATAGTAGTACACAAAAAAGTTGACAATTTGTCAACCCCTAAGTGTATTGAGATAAAATAGGTCGAAGCAATACTCGAAGTCAGGAGAAATTAGTCGGATGAGCGCTGCCGAGGATAATACTACAGAAATTACGTTTTTCTACGATACTGGAGAATCCGATGAATTTAGGCTTCCCATTTCTCCAGAAGAATTTCAAAAGCAGGTGGAACTCCTGCTGGAACGTCCGTGGTTGACGTTTCATTTGTTCGATCGCACGATTTGGATTTGTATGGCGCGGGTGGTTAAGGTGGAGGTGAAACCCGAACTGCCGGGATTAGTTGGCGTGGGTAAATTTAGTAATGTGGAGGAGATGACGGCCATGCAACGAGGCTCGAAGGGGCGGTTTATTTAGTCGGTTTGCGTTAAAGTGGTGGCAACATCAGTGGAATGAGTCAAACCAATGAGTACGGTTAGTTTAATTCGAGCGACATCTTACGATCGCGCTCTGTTGCGCGCCTCTTTAATCGAGCTATTAGCGCCCTTAGGTGGCATGGAAGCGGTGGTGAAAACGGGCGATCGCGTATTATTAAAACCGAATCTTCTCACTGGCTCGAAACCGACGAAGGAATGCACGACTCGGCCGGAAGTGGTTGTGGAAGTTGCTCGTTTAGTTGGCGAAGCAGGGGGCCGGGCCTTTTTGGGCGATAGTCCTGCCTTTGGGACGGCCTTTGGAGTGGCAAAGGCTAATGGCTATTTACCTTTTCTGGAGGACTTGGATCTTCCTATTATTGAGTTTCAGGGGAAGCGCTACGAAACCGCTGGCGATCGCCTGAATCATTTATTGCTCTCTAAGGAAGCTATGGATGCCGATGTTGTCATTAACTTACCGAAAATTAAGGCACACCAACAGTTAACCATGACCTTGGGGGTGAAGAACTTATTTGGCTGCGTCCCCGGCAAAATGAAGGCCTGGTGGCATATGCAAGCTGGGAAAAGTTCCGAGGAGTTTGGGGCCATGCTGGTGGAAACGGCGCGCGCTATTGCTCCCAATTTAACGATTGTTGATGGCATTATCGCCCATGAAGGTAACGGCCCGATGAATGGGACTCCCCGGTTTTTGGGCATGTTGGGTGCATCTACACGAGTCTTCGATCTCGATCTGGCTTTATTGCAAATGTTGAAGGTCGATCCGATGAGGGTTCCAACCCATCCTGCCGCCTTAGCTGCAGGATGCTATTCTACAGAAAAGATAGATTTTCCTCTCTGCAGTCCCCAGGAATTGGCGATCGAGGATTGGAAGCTGCCAGATACAATGCAGCCCATTGACTTCGGCTTGCCCAGAGTCATGAAGTCTACATTTAAGCACTTGTATATTCGCCTGATTAAAGAACCGATGTCGGCGTACCAAGCGCTTAAAGCCCAGAACTAAGCCATAGCTTGGCGCTGCTCTCGATACTGTTGCGCTCGCAGAAAATCTCCCACGGCGCTATAAGCAACAATTAAATTACCCAAGGTTTGGTTGGTCAACCGCCGATCTTCCAAATTGCGGGCAATCTTGAGTCGCTGTTCGTAATAGATCGTTGCCGTTTCATAATCGCCGAGAGCATCGTGAGCGGTGCCAAGACTGCCGAAGGTTTGTTCTTGAATGCGCCAGTCTTCCAACTGTTGCGCCACTTTTAGTCGTTGTTCGTAATAGGCGATCGCCTGAGGGTAATTTCCCAAATTATGACAGGTATGGCCGAGATTTCTCAAGGTTTTTGCTTCTAATCTCCGGTCGTTTGTTTGCCGGGCTAAATCTAATAATTTCTGGTAGTAAGCAATGGTTTCATTGTAATGGCCCAGGGCATGGTGGGCGTTGGCCAAGTTCCGCAAAATTTGGCATTTCATGGCTGGATTATCTCCATCCTCGAGCAGTTTTAAGCCCTCTTCTTGACATTCAATGGCCCGGGCCAAGTCCCCCATGGCTTTGTACACTAAGCCGAGATTATTGTAACCAATGGACAACAAACAGCGATCGCCGATCTGTTCGGCTAACTGAATGCTGCGCTCGCTGGTCGCGATCGCATCGTTATATTTTCCTTGGTGACGATAGGCATTGCTTAAATGCCCCCAAGTTTGCGCTTTCAGACGTTGGTTGCTCGAGGCTTCAGCCAGCTCTAGCCGTCGATACTGGTAAGAAATGGCACCATCATAATTTCCTTGGCAGTAGTGGATGTGGCTCAGATGGCCCAGCATGTGACCGACACGGGTTGTATTTTCTAACGATTCATAAATACTTAAGACTTTTTCCCAATGATGTTGAGCGGCTTTGAGTTTTCCTTGCTGTTGCAAGAGAACTGCTTCTTGATGCAAGGACTCTGCACGAGCGACTGAGTTTGTGCTGGGTTCAGTCGAAAGGCAATTCTCTTCTGGAACTAAAGTGTCTCGTTCTCCTGCATCAGCAATAACCCCAGCAGCACCTCCCTCTGGTTTTACCTCTGGCTTTAAGTGAGTTAAGAAAGGTTTCATCGCGTGTCTATGCCTCTTTGATGCTTCGCCCGATTTAGCTCCCTTAGAATACACCTAAAGTTTAATTAAGGGTTATAAATCTAAGTTTACCCAATTTTCGTGTCGGACTAAATCCGTGTTTCTACGGTTTTTTTCATCAACCCTTTTAAAAAGCAACTCATCCTTAACCCAGGAGTAAGAGCATCTCAATCACCCTTGACAAAAGGAAAAGCTTTATGAATTTATGAAATACCGGTTTGGTACGATCGACCCGGAACTCGAGGCGATCGCACCTAAACTGACTGCTTTACCAACTGAAGAATTGTGTCCCTTGATTCTAGAATGGTCTTGGCAAGAGTTACTCGAGCACTTTAATGTTCCAAAATAACCTCCTGTTTCTTCACCGGCCTCGCCATCGTATTGTTGCGGCCATTAGCCTTGCTCTCCTCGTCATCGGTTCTATCGTTGCCGTAGATTTCCTCCTGAATGACGACCCGGCAGTGAAGATAGCTACAGACGTGCCAGCAACCAATCCTCTCTTCATTCCAGCGTTGCTCGAACCCAACCTTGAAGATGGCATCGCTCGCTATCAACTCGATTTAAAGCCTGCATTCCACGACTATTACCAGGCAAAGTTAACGCCAACGATCGCCTACAATCAAGCCAGCATTTTAGGCCCGACCCTACACCTGCATCGAGGCGATCGCGCTGTCATTAATGTCACCAATCATCTGGATGAAGACACCACCACTCATTGGCATGGCGCCGATCTCCCTGCCGAAGCTGACGGCGGCGCGCACAGCCTCATTCGACCGAACGAAACTTGGACGGCTGAATTTGATGTCATTCAAGAAGCGGCAACCCTGTGGTACCATCCTCATGTCAAAGATCGCACTG
Protein-coding regions in this window:
- the argH gene encoding argininosuccinate lyase produces the protein MTEKKTWSDRFETSLHPAIAEFNASIGFDIELIEYDIAGSIAHAQMLAHTGIISAEEGEQLVRGLQQILQEYQRGEFQPTIDAEDVHFAVERRLTELTGDVGKKLHTARSRNDQVGTDTRLYLRDKIGDIQARLREFQRVLINIASENIETLIPGYTHLQRAQPLSLAHHLLAYVEMTQRDGERLADVCKRVNISPLGSGALAGTTFPIDRHYSAKLLGFDRPYANSLDGVSDRDFAIEFACSASLIMVHLSRLAEEIILWSSEEFRFVILKDSCATGSSIMPQKKNPDVPELVRGKTGRVFGHLQGLLVLMKGLPLAYNKDLQDDKEALFDTVKTVQACVQAMTILMEEGIGFRRDRLQNAVESDFSNATDVADYLAAKGVPFREAYNLVGKVVKTSLAGGKLLKDLTLEEWQALHPAFAEDIYEAIAPRQVVAARNSYGGTGFTRVKEAVDSARDRLDSSF
- a CDS encoding PP2C family protein-serine/threonine phosphatase, encoding MSAVPLPPPSPQPSGSATSPSRPSPQSPISDDQNPVHALKELVARLRREQHKIQDLLMSLGFALRSFNNLNQFLELIPLMAARVTDADGGALVLFKADGQLKLEQMHCHDSHQCPDIRQALETVNQQLSAPHSSATDPEQIAILLDREVNHYLGLETQLFGTAIIVRKHERGRLYVFSRSREYTWTDTREKLLRLIADQTAVAIENDELSVELRKKERLDRELEIGAEIQNQLLPHTYPNIQGIQLAARCQTANRVGGDYYDFIPIHLPDNLGESDLPSAERWSITVGDVMGKGVPAGLIMTMLRGMLRAEVLNGHSPARILKHLNHAMYQDLEQASRFVTLFYSEYDPLTQTLSYSNAAHNPPLLWQGSQKSIGRLDTMGMLIGLDLDSDYEDGQSQLYPGDIILYYTDGFTDASNRHGDRFDEDNLVEAFQFACQHYQSPESILEYLFNRVNEFMGPGSDRRDDMTLVVMQVEP
- a CDS encoding DUF362 domain-containing protein, which gives rise to MSTVSLIRATSYDRALLRASLIELLAPLGGMEAVVKTGDRVLLKPNLLTGSKPTKECTTRPEVVVEVARLVGEAGGRAFLGDSPAFGTAFGVAKANGYLPFLEDLDLPIIEFQGKRYETAGDRLNHLLLSKEAMDADVVINLPKIKAHQQLTMTLGVKNLFGCVPGKMKAWWHMQAGKSSEEFGAMLVETARAIAPNLTIVDGIIAHEGNGPMNGTPRFLGMLGASTRVFDLDLALLQMLKVDPMRVPTHPAALAAGCYSTEKIDFPLCSPQELAIEDWKLPDTMQPIDFGLPRVMKSTFKHLYIRLIKEPMSAYQALKAQN
- a CDS encoding tetratricopeptide repeat protein; protein product: MKPFLTHLKPEVKPEGGAAGVIADAGERDTLVPEENCLSTEPSTNSVARAESLHQEAVLLQQQGKLKAAQHHWEKVLSIYESLENTTRVGHMLGHLSHIHYCQGNYDGAISYQYRRLELAEASSNQRLKAQTWGHLSNAYRHQGKYNDAIATSERSIQLAEQIGDRCLLSIGYNNLGLVYKAMGDLARAIECQEEGLKLLEDGDNPAMKCQILRNLANAHHALGHYNETIAYYQKLLDLARQTNDRRLEAKTLRNLGHTCHNLGNYPQAIAYYEQRLKVAQQLEDWRIQEQTFGSLGTAHDALGDYETATIYYEQRLKIARNLEDRRLTNQTLGNLIVAYSAVGDFLRAQQYREQRQAMA